The Edaphobacter flagellatus sequence ATCACCCTCAGATGAGCGTGTCGTACGTCTCCGACACCGCAATTGAAAAGACATTGCATCGCGGCAAGATCTTCGAGCAACTTCTGAATATGGTCTTTCTGCACGCTGCTGCCCGACAGGCAAGGATTGTTTTGCAAAAGAGTCCCGACGCTGTCGTCCACTTTACGTCTCCGGTATCTCCGGTTTTGCCGTACCCTGTCCTTCCCAATGCAAAGGTTGTCATTGGACCGATCAACGGCAATATTCATTACCCTCCAGCATTTCGGCATCGGGAGAAGTTAGCTTACAAAGTGCGCCGATGGCTGCATCCGTCGATGCAATTTATGCACCGTATCTCCTTTGCAGGGAAACGTACTGCAAACGCTTTGCTTGTCGCTGGCGGTAAAAGGACGTACGAATCACTGCGCATGGCCGGCTGCAGGAATGAACAACTGGTCGACTCCATCGATAGCGGGATCATGGACCGCCTCTATCAAAGTCCTCGCATAACGCATGAAGGAACGAACTTTCGGTTCTTTCACAATGGGCGTTTGGTTGAGCACAAGGGGACAGACCTGATTATCAAAAGTCTTCTAAAGACGAAAAACCCAATCGAACTGGACATCATTGGTAGAGGACCTGAGCTTGGGAACCTGCGAGCACTTGTTCAGCAGTTGTCTCTCGACAACCGCGTCCGATTCATTGAATGGGTTCCAGACCACAGCAAACTCGCCGATATGTTGAGGCAGTACCGAGCATTTGTCTTTCCCAGCTTGGCTGAGGCAAATGGGATCGTCGTGCAGGAGGCTATGGTGCAGGGGCTACCCGTAATCGCATGCAACTGGGGTGGGCCTTCCCTGCTCGTCACACCTGAGACTGGAATCCTGATCGATCCCATCAGCGAAGATTACGTCATCGACCAACTGGCATCTTCTATGGATCTTTTAGCAGAGGATGGTGCTCTTGCTGAGAGCATGTCCATTCAGGCAAGATCTCGTGCATACGAGAATGGCTATCTATGGTCTGGGGTAATTCGAGACTGGCGCAAGATTTACGCGAAGGTAACCGCCTCACGGGTAACTTCTCGGGCATAAGACATATACACCTTCATAAAAATGCAAAACTGCCTTATTTGGCGGGATTTTTCGTGTTTTTGTGTATACGTCCTGTGATAGATTGGCGCTATTAATAAGCAGCGGTGGCTGCGTGGGTTCTCCATTTTATTAACATCTCGGTGGGTCCGTGGAGAGACATCTCCTGAGCCCCAATTTATCTGTCCGATAGAAGTTCTTCTGGTCGAATTAGAAATTCTTTAGGAGTAGGTGTTATGGCACATAGCGCACCGGTCATCCCTCAATC is a genomic window containing:
- a CDS encoding glycosyltransferase family 4 protein, whose amino-acid sequence is MTGTAASSNSEFDVILIAPNVSEQMGGEAIKALQIYLELERQGVRVHQITHERVQPELTKNHPQMSVSYVSDTAIEKTLHRGKIFEQLLNMVFLHAAARQARIVLQKSPDAVVHFTSPVSPVLPYPVLPNAKVVIGPINGNIHYPPAFRHREKLAYKVRRWLHPSMQFMHRISFAGKRTANALLVAGGKRTYESLRMAGCRNEQLVDSIDSGIMDRLYQSPRITHEGTNFRFFHNGRLVEHKGTDLIIKSLLKTKNPIELDIIGRGPELGNLRALVQQLSLDNRVRFIEWVPDHSKLADMLRQYRAFVFPSLAEANGIVVQEAMVQGLPVIACNWGGPSLLVTPETGILIDPISEDYVIDQLASSMDLLAEDGALAESMSIQARSRAYENGYLWSGVIRDWRKIYAKVTASRVTSRA